A section of the Jatrophihabitans sp. genome encodes:
- a CDS encoding cytochrome P450 → MSAGRHFVLDPTGRDIHAEADHLRALGPATQVELPGGVLAWSITSYEVSKKLLSDPNVSKSARKHWPAFSNGEIPPDWQMISWVAMDNISTTFGADHRRLRRLTAKAFNSRRAEEVRPLAAQLIDMLLDRMADAAASAEVIDLKAAFAYPLPGMLVAELIGMSEEARVAAAKVIDLMAATNVTSEQAQDVLLGWREAITALIELKRAQPGDDITSDLIAARDEDGSLLTEQEMVDTIFAILGAGSETTINFFDNAITQLLTHPEQLDLVTSGQVCWEEVIEEVLRLDSPLANLPMRFAVEDIRLGGVTIAKGEPILINYAALGRDPALHGESAGAFDVTRQNKEHLSFGHGVHYCLGAGIARMVAKAGLSALFERFPRLTLAVDAEELVPYPTFIMNGNRDLPVYLFGGGRAA, encoded by the coding sequence ATGAGCGCGGGCCGTCACTTCGTGTTGGACCCCACCGGCCGAGACATCCACGCCGAGGCAGATCACCTGCGCGCGCTGGGCCCCGCCACCCAGGTGGAGCTTCCCGGCGGGGTGCTGGCCTGGTCGATCACCAGCTACGAGGTCAGCAAGAAGTTGCTGAGCGATCCGAACGTGAGCAAGAGCGCCCGCAAGCACTGGCCGGCGTTCTCCAACGGTGAGATCCCACCCGACTGGCAGATGATCAGTTGGGTCGCGATGGACAACATATCCACCACCTTCGGCGCAGACCATCGCCGCCTGCGCAGGCTGACCGCCAAGGCGTTCAACTCACGCCGAGCCGAGGAGGTCCGCCCGCTGGCGGCACAGCTGATCGACATGTTGCTCGACCGCATGGCCGACGCCGCGGCCTCGGCAGAGGTGATCGACCTGAAGGCGGCCTTCGCGTATCCGTTGCCGGGCATGCTGGTCGCCGAGCTCATCGGCATGTCGGAGGAAGCCAGGGTGGCCGCGGCGAAGGTCATCGACCTGATGGCTGCCACCAACGTCACCTCTGAGCAGGCCCAGGACGTCCTGCTCGGCTGGCGCGAGGCCATCACTGCGCTCATCGAGCTCAAACGCGCTCAGCCCGGCGACGACATCACCAGCGACCTGATCGCCGCACGGGACGAGGACGGCTCCCTGCTCACCGAACAGGAGATGGTGGACACCATCTTCGCGATACTCGGAGCGGGGTCTGAGACCACGATCAACTTCTTCGACAACGCGATCACCCAGCTGCTGACCCATCCCGAGCAGCTCGACCTGGTCACGTCTGGGCAGGTCTGCTGGGAAGAGGTCATCGAAGAAGTGCTGCGCTTGGACTCGCCCCTGGCGAATCTGCCGATGCGGTTCGCTGTGGAGGACATCCGGCTGGGCGGGGTGACCATTGCCAAGGGCGAGCCGATCCTGATCAACTACGCCGCGCTCGGGCGAGACCCGGCGCTGCACGGAGAGTCAGCGGGCGCCTTCGACGTCACCCGTCAGAACAAGGAGCACCTGTCATTCGGCCACGGCGTCCACTACTGCCTCGGCGCGGGGATTGCCAGGATGGTGGCCAAGGCAGGTCTGTCCGCCCTGTTCGAACGCTTTCCCCGCCTGACCCTCGCCGTCGACGCCGAGGAGCTCGTGCCCTACCCGACCTTCATCATGAACGGCAATCGCGATCTGCCCGTCTACCTCTTCGGCGGCGGCCGCGCCGCCTAA